Genomic window (Bacteroidales bacterium):
TAAAATTTGTTTAAAGTTTAATGTTTAAAGATTGTATATGGTTTGAAAAATGGAATATTGGAGTGATGGAGAAATGGATGATACATCTAAGCCTAATTTATTTTCCATAATTCTGATCCCAATCTTTATCTTTTATTTTCTTTTGTATCGATTCTGCAAGTTTTAGTAATTCATTTTCAGTTTTGAAATGGAGACTATCAAAATGCTCAAAATCATCCCATTTCTCCAATACCATTCTACTAAAACATTCAAAAAAACCAAGGCATCTTGACACAGCTTCGCCTCTTAAGTCACATTTCTGTCTACAATATAAACTGAAATCTAACTGCAAAAGCAGGTGTTTTTAATTATTCTCTTTTCCAAAGAAGCAAGAAATCCGTTGTTGGTTTTTGCTTCAAATATTTTTGCATTTCTGAAGTCGTAAATACCAAATAACGTATTTTTCGTTTAATTAGCTTCTCTGCCTTTTCAATTAATTCTATTAAATAATTCTTATTTACTTCTTCACCCATAAAAATAAGATCGATAATCTCCGTGTCTATACCTTTAGCAAATTTCCCTACAAGGAATACTTTATCGATATCGCCTAAATTTTTAACTACTTTTTCGATTATTTGATCAAAGCCGAGATGTTTAAATAAGAGATTATGTATTTCAGGAAAAAGAGGATGTTGAGTATTTGCTCGAAACATTTTTTTATTCCCCAATATGCGTGAATTAAGTAGTCCGGCTTGTTCAAATTTATTGAGTTCGAGCCGAATAGAATTGGTAGACTCTCCAAATTCATCTTCTAAATTACGCAAATACGATTCTGAACTGGAATTCAAAAAGAATTTCACTAGTAGTTTGATGCGCGTTTTAGAAGTAATGAGTGTATCTAGCATTTTCTTCTATTTTGGGGAATTCACCTAAGAATCAATAACGAGTAACAAAACTACTCATTATCCTGAAAATAGCAAATAATTAGACCGTTTTTTTTAGGTAGTCAAAGGTTCGGAGGTTTAGGGGTTTAGGGGTTTAGGGGTTTGGAGGTTGAGATTAAGATTTTTCTTATCATCACATAGCACAAAGGGCTACATTCTTTAAGGTTCAGAGGTTTAAGCTCCTTCGATTAATTGATTCCCGCAAAATGTTTCATAAACTGTATGCGTTCAAAAACAGCAGGATTTCCGGCATTTTTACTGCTTGCTTTACCTTTGAATTGCTGTAGTGATGAAAATCCTTTTTCTTCCATCCATTTTTCGATCTCATTTAAAAGTACTTGGATATGCTCTATCCCTTGCTCATACAAAACAGAAACAATTTGTACAAGGTCGGCACCGGCCAGGATTTGCTTTATGATAACTTCGCTGGTATGAATACCCGAAGAAGCGGCAATACTGCAATTTACTTTATCGGATAATAAAGCAATCCAACGTAAAGGTTCAACATAAGCATTCGGAGAACTGAAGCTCCTCCCTTGAACGGCTTCAAGTGTGTTGATATCAATATCGGGTGAATATGCACGATTGAATAAAACCAAACCTGCGATTCCGGTTTCAGACAAATCTAAAATAGTTCTTGCCATATGAGTGAAGCTGTTGTTAATTTTTACAGCAACAGGAATACTTACTTGAGCCAAGACTCTTTGAATAATTTTTTTAATCGTCGACTCAAAATCACGAATTTCTAAATCGGTTGGATTTAGACTAATATTTAGTTCCAAAGCATCGGCTCCGGCTTCTTCAATACGTTTGGCAAAACTTGTCCATTCTGCCGAAGAAATGCAATTTATACTTGCAATTATAGGAATAAGCACTTCTTTTTTGGCGTTTTTAATTAGCTGTATATAATTGTTTAAACGCTCTTCTTTGATATGCATATCGATATAGTCCAGAGTTTCGGAATAGCGATTGTAAATAAAGCTATTTTTTTCAGCTTCACGCAATTGACTTTCGGTATCCTTTAAAATTTCTTCTTCAAAGATGGATTTTAATACTACGGCAGCAGCCCCATATTTTTCCAACTTCTTTATTTCGCTTAGACTATATGTTAGGCTACAACTACCTACAACGATTGGGTTTTTTAGATTAAGGCCTAAGTAATTCGTTGATAAATCCATTATGTTATTTTTTTAGTACGTTAATTTGTTATTTCTTATTCTTATTTTGGAGGTATTTATGAATACCTGCCGCAGCATTTCTTCCATCGCCCATAGCTAATATTACTGTGGCACCACCACGAACAATATCTCCACCGGCAAAAAGTTCTGGAATGCTTGATTGCATTTCGTTTTCATCAACTATAATAGTTCCCCAACGACTAACATTTAGTCCGGGTAAACTCTGTGGAATTAATGGGTTTGGCGAAACACCAACGCTAACAATAACCAAGTCTGTTTCTATATCATATTCCGAACCTTCAATAGGAATTGGTCTTCTTCTTCCGGAAGCATCCGGCTCACCGAGTTCCATCTTCTGTACCCTCATTTTATTTACATGTCCTTTTTTATCAGCAAAATATTCAATAGGACTATTTAAATTCAGAAATTCTATACCTTCTTCCTGTGCATGTTTTATTTCTTCATTTCTGGCAGGCATTTCTTCAATAGAACGACGGTAAATAATCATAGCTTTATCGGCACCTAATCTTTTGGCTGTTCTAACAGAATCCATAGCGGTATTTCCGCCGCCGATAACAGCTACATTTTTGCCTAAAAATACCGGAG
Coding sequences:
- a CDS encoding ArsR family transcriptional regulator, yielding MLDTLITSKTRIKLLVKFFLNSSSESYLRNLEDEFGESTNSIRLELNKFEQAGLLNSRILGNKKMFRANTQHPLFPEIHNLLFKHLGFDQIIEKVVKNLGDIDKVFLVGKFAKGIDTEIIDLIFMGEEVNKNYLIELIEKAEKLIKRKIRYLVFTTSEMQKYLKQKPTTDFLLLWKRE
- a CDS encoding dihydroorotate dehydrogenase-like protein; protein product: MDLSTNYLGLNLKNPIVVGSCSLTYSLSEIKKLEKYGAAAVVLKSIFEEEILKDTESQLREAEKNSFIYNRYSETLDYIDMHIKEERLNNYIQLIKNAKKEVLIPIIASINCISSAEWTSFAKRIEEAGADALELNISLNPTDLEIRDFESTIKKIIQRVLAQVSIPVAVKINNSFTHMARTILDLSETGIAGLVLFNRAYSPDIDINTLEAVQGRSFSSPNAYVEPLRWIALLSDKVNCSIAASSGIHTSEVIIKQILAGADLVQIVSVLYEQGIEHIQVLLNEIEKWMEEKGFSSLQQFKGKASSKNAGNPAVFERIQFMKHFAGIN